The Gammaproteobacteria bacterium CG11_big_fil_rev_8_21_14_0_20_46_22 genomic sequence CCTGAAGTGCACGCTACTTTGTCGCAGCTTGAGGTCCTTTTTTGTGGTCGGCAGCCATTTGATCCTGCATCTCTTCAAACTGAGGTTAGGCTTGGGGTTTCACCTTACGCTGCTTCTGTGGTTTTGCCTGCGTTGCTTTCTAAAATTCGTCGCGAAGCGCCGGGCTTGCGTATTGTCGTGAAATCTTTGTGGGATATATCCGGTATTCAGCCGTTTGTTGATCGTGATATTGATATTGGTTTGACGTATTTTGATATTGATCTTCAAAACGTTCATAAAAGAACCCTGTTCAGTGATGAGGGCGTGGTTTTGGCCTCAAAGTCTCATAAGATCTGGAAACAGTTTGATGGTAGTTTGAAAAGCATTCGTGATTGCGAAGTCGTGGTTTTCACTGGGCGTACACGTGTTTTGTTGCACCCGCATTTGGTTTATCTGGAAAAACGTTTATCAGATAGTTGTCAGGTTAATCTCATTGTCTCTGATCCTCTGGTGGCGATTCAGGCTGCAGCTGAAAATAATTTAGTGACATTTTCAGGGCGACGGTTTTCAGAGCCTTTGCTTAAGCGCTATCACTTGGCGGCTGAACCGATTCGCTCAAAACCATTTCCTGATACGTCATTGTATTGGCATGAAATTTCACATAATGACCCTGCCTGTCAGTATGTGCGCGAAAGTCTACTCTCTTTGTTTAATTCGAAATAGGAGGTGCTTATGACCAAAGATCTTTTTTCTAATCAGGCCGATCTGTACGCAAGATATCGTCCAGATTATCCCCGTGAATTATTTGAGGCGATTGCTCAAAAGGCGTCGGCTCATGAAAGTGTTTGGGATTGCGCTACGGGTAATGGACAAGCTGCAGTTGCTTTGGCAGATTATTTTGATCGGGTTGAAGCGACGGACCTGTCTCAAAAGCAAATTGACCATGCCGCATCTCATCCTAAAGTGCATTATTTTGCAGCGCCTGCCGAGGCTTCTGGTCTTGCGGATAGCTCGCAGGACTGTGTGACGGTGGCTCAAGCCTTGCATTGGTTTGCAGGCGAGCCTTTTTATCGTGAGGTTAGGCGTGTTTTGAAGCCGGGTGGTGTTTTTGCGGCGTGGACCTATGCGTTATCCTTGACGGATGAGTCTGATATCGCTGATGCTATCGTGCATTTTTATAAAAACGTTGTGGGTCCATATTGGGATAGAGAACGTCAATATGTGGATAAAGACTATTTGGATTTACCCATGCCTTTTTCAGGCTCACTGCGTGAGAGTTTTTCAGTTTCACGCCAGTGGTCGTTAGAGGACTACTTGGGTTATATGAGCAGTTGGTCGGCGGTTCAAAATTATATTAAACAAGCCGGTGTGGATCCTGTGTCTACGTTTGCCAGGCCTGCGCTAGAAAAAGTTTGGGCTAAAGGTGAGCCTAAAGATTTTGGTTTTAATATCACCCTGGTCACTTGTCGCGCTTGAAGTCTAAGGATAAAGCCTAGCGGTATTTCGGATGGGCTTCTTTTTGACGAATATGGTTTGGTTTTTTTTTATAAAATCCTTTTGTCGAAGTCCTGTTTCGCCTCAATCAAAATAAGTCATGATGTTTTAGGGTTTGTTTACAATTCATTTTCACGCTGCAAACTGAGTGAAATTGGTCCAAGTTGCTCATTATTTTCGTTAAATAGGGTTAGCTATTCGCCTCAAATAATAAACAACTTGGCNNNNNNNNNNNNNNNNNNNNNNNNNNNNNNGTTTTAGCTTACTTAGGGTGAGATATGAGCAAAGTAGGAAAAAG encodes the following:
- a CDS encoding SAM-dependent methyltransferase, with translation MTKDLFSNQADLYARYRPDYPRELFEAIAQKASAHESVWDCATGNGQAAVALADYFDRVEATDLSQKQIDHAASHPKVHYFAAPAEASGLADSSQDCVTVAQALHWFAGEPFYREVRRVLKPGGVFAAWTYALSLTDESDIADAIVHFYKNVVGPYWDRERQYVDKDYLDLPMPFSGSLRESFSVSRQWSLEDYLGYMSSWSAVQNYIKQAGVDPVSTFARPALEKVWAKGEPKDFGFNITLVTCRA